In Arthrobacter ramosus, one DNA window encodes the following:
- a CDS encoding amino acid permease, giving the protein MSDRSTAAKVQAVQDADAAALAELGYKQELHRGMSGFSNFAVSFSIISILAGCITSFSIALKSGGPAAINLGWPIVGLLVLCVALSMAEVCSRYPTAGGLYFWAGRLAKRNKRAWAWYVGWFNFLGEVAVTAAIDFGCATTMMAFAALTFGVEPTAGATFALFVVLMIIHALLNSFGVKIVSFLSNVSAWWHIVGVAIIVAALWIMPTSHQSFDWTMTAWHNETGFTFGPYVFLMGLLMSQYTYTGYDASAHVAEETKNAAIAAPKGIVMSVVISIIGGWILLYSLVAAIPNGSEDGLTTLGATPTGLPPAQIFLDALGNPGVAKFLLAIVVGAQFFCGMASVTANSRMTYAFSRDNALPGSRIWAKVNTRSGTPTNSIWLCVGCAIVLASPALFNTTAYFAVTSVAVIGLYIAYITPVLLRRLNKNFTPGPWHLGKWSPIINWVAIVWVAIIVILFVLPPVADITIDTFNYAPIAVVVVFLLATVLWYTTGRRTFMTSAEQEHLTIDADKLLN; this is encoded by the coding sequence ATGAGTGATCGTTCTACGGCAGCGAAGGTGCAGGCTGTGCAAGACGCAGATGCTGCGGCCCTCGCCGAGCTTGGCTACAAGCAAGAGCTACATCGCGGCATGTCCGGCTTCTCCAACTTCGCAGTCTCGTTTTCCATCATTTCGATCTTGGCTGGCTGCATTACCTCCTTCAGCATTGCGCTCAAGTCCGGTGGCCCGGCTGCCATCAACCTGGGTTGGCCAATCGTTGGCCTCTTGGTCCTGTGCGTGGCCCTCTCCATGGCCGAGGTTTGTTCGCGGTACCCCACAGCCGGTGGCCTCTATTTCTGGGCCGGCAGGCTCGCCAAACGCAACAAGAGGGCCTGGGCCTGGTACGTCGGCTGGTTCAATTTCCTCGGTGAAGTGGCCGTCACGGCCGCAATCGACTTTGGCTGTGCCACAACAATGATGGCTTTTGCGGCGCTGACTTTCGGCGTCGAGCCCACCGCCGGCGCGACGTTTGCCCTGTTCGTCGTCCTGATGATCATCCACGCCCTGCTCAACAGCTTCGGCGTCAAGATTGTCAGTTTCCTGTCCAATGTCTCCGCCTGGTGGCACATCGTGGGCGTCGCGATTATCGTGGCGGCGCTGTGGATCATGCCCACGAGCCACCAGTCCTTCGACTGGACAATGACGGCGTGGCACAACGAAACCGGCTTCACCTTCGGACCGTACGTCTTCCTCATGGGCCTGCTCATGTCGCAGTACACCTACACCGGCTACGATGCTTCGGCCCACGTTGCCGAAGAGACCAAGAACGCAGCCATCGCGGCTCCCAAGGGGATTGTCATGAGCGTGGTCATCTCCATCATTGGTGGCTGGATTCTGCTCTACTCACTCGTCGCTGCCATCCCGAACGGTTCAGAGGACGGCCTGACCACCCTTGGTGCCACGCCAACCGGCTTGCCGCCGGCACAGATTTTCCTGGACGCACTGGGCAACCCAGGGGTAGCGAAGTTCCTGCTCGCCATCGTGGTGGGCGCACAGTTCTTCTGCGGCATGGCGTCAGTGACTGCCAACTCACGCATGACCTACGCCTTCTCCCGCGACAATGCCCTGCCGGGCTCCCGCATCTGGGCCAAAGTCAACACCCGGAGCGGCACCCCCACAAATTCCATCTGGCTCTGCGTTGGCTGCGCGATTGTGCTCGCTTCACCCGCCCTGTTCAACACAACCGCGTATTTTGCGGTGACGAGCGTTGCCGTCATCGGCCTCTACATCGCGTACATCACCCCGGTGTTGCTCCGCAGGCTCAACAAGAATTTCACCCCTGGCCCGTGGCACCTGGGCAAGTGGAGTCCCATCATCAACTGGGTAGCGATTGTGTGGGTCGCCATCATCGTGATTCTCTTCGTCCTCCCGCCCGTCGCAGACATCACTATCGACACCTTCAACTACGCGCCGATCGCCGTCGTGGTCGTCTTCCTTCTCGCCACAGTGCTTTGGTACACCACGGGGCGTCGGACGTTCATGACGAGCGCCGAACAGGAGCATCTGACGATCGACGCGGATAAGCTGCTCAACTAG
- a CDS encoding FadR/GntR family transcriptional regulator, which translates to MFLVEPIESPLLETVLLPARGHMAFESCVEHLGSAIQLGIFKTGERLPPERDLAERMQVSRATLREAISALRAAGFVTTVRGRGGGTIVEPVGNARPPERLGNKDRQEEISDILIFRSVIEPGACQRAASMRLSEDQRRLLIDSLAEVENAGSPVEYRQADARLHLAFSAVAGSSELNKASTTIQTKIHEFLAEIPFLQRNIEHSNQEHRLIVQAILDGEPAAARSVMELHCESTAALLKGLLK; encoded by the coding sequence ATGTTCCTCGTTGAACCGATTGAATCCCCCCTACTGGAGACGGTCTTGCTCCCCGCGCGTGGACATATGGCCTTCGAGTCATGCGTCGAGCACTTGGGATCGGCAATTCAGCTGGGGATCTTCAAAACCGGCGAACGCCTCCCGCCCGAGCGCGACCTGGCCGAGCGTATGCAGGTCTCCCGGGCCACGCTGCGCGAAGCGATCAGCGCGTTGCGCGCAGCCGGCTTCGTCACGACCGTCCGGGGGAGGGGCGGCGGAACCATCGTCGAACCGGTCGGCAACGCCCGTCCTCCGGAGCGTCTAGGCAACAAGGACCGGCAGGAGGAAATCAGCGACATCCTCATCTTCCGTTCGGTGATTGAACCCGGGGCCTGCCAGCGGGCGGCCTCGATGCGGCTCAGCGAGGATCAGCGCCGGCTTCTGATTGACTCGTTGGCCGAGGTCGAAAACGCGGGTTCACCGGTGGAATACAGGCAAGCGGACGCCCGCCTTCACTTGGCTTTCTCCGCTGTTGCGGGATCATCTGAACTCAACAAAGCCAGCACTACCATCCAGACAAAGATCCACGAATTCCTCGCGGAAATCCCCTTTCTGCAGCGGAATATCGAACATTCAAACCAAGAACATCGATTGATAGTGCAGGCCATCCTCGACGGCGAGCCTGCAGCGGCCCGAAGCGTCATGGAATTGCACTGCGAGTCCACTGCCGCACTACTCAAGGGACTACTGAAATGA
- a CDS encoding glutamine synthetase family protein, with the protein MSSTMNDISNTVDSTVHPRNDRMLTVEQLKAQIGEGAIDTVILGFTDMQGRLQGKLLHAQFFLDSVLEHGTEGCNYLLAVDTEMNTVDGYDISSWEKGYGDMLFDMDLDTIRVLPYREGSALIQCDLSMTDGTPVSVSPRAMLKRQTAKAAEHGWKALAGTELEFVVYNDSYEQAWDLDYKHLTPANQYNVDYSLLGSGRVEPLLRRIRNEMYAAGMTVESAKGECNFGQHEIAFKYDEVVTTADNHSVYKTAAKDIAHDMGQSITFMAKPNEREGNSCHIHLSLRGLDDELVFWDKASGARTKTYDHFIAGVLATMREFTLFYAPNINSYKRFVKGSFAPTAVAWGLDNRTCSVRLVGHGQSARLENRLPGGDVNPYLALSAMLAGGLYGIENELELEPTTIGSAYTSGAPTVPTTMREARDLFANSVIAKEVFGEEVVRHYVNYADVELAAFESAITDWELRRGFERL; encoded by the coding sequence ATGAGCAGCACCATGAACGACATTTCGAACACCGTGGATTCCACCGTTCACCCTCGCAATGACCGTATGCTCACCGTTGAGCAACTCAAGGCGCAGATTGGCGAGGGCGCCATAGACACCGTGATTCTCGGCTTCACCGACATGCAGGGCAGGCTTCAGGGCAAGCTCCTTCACGCGCAATTCTTCCTGGATTCCGTCCTGGAGCATGGCACTGAAGGCTGCAATTACCTCCTCGCCGTTGACACCGAAATGAATACTGTAGATGGCTATGACATTTCCTCGTGGGAAAAGGGCTATGGAGACATGCTCTTCGACATGGATTTGGACACCATCCGCGTCCTTCCCTACCGCGAGGGGAGTGCGCTGATCCAGTGCGATTTGTCCATGACCGACGGCACTCCGGTCTCCGTTTCACCCCGCGCCATGCTCAAGCGCCAGACGGCCAAGGCGGCCGAGCACGGTTGGAAGGCACTTGCCGGAACCGAGCTCGAGTTTGTGGTCTACAACGACTCCTACGAGCAGGCATGGGACCTGGACTACAAGCACCTCACTCCTGCCAATCAATACAACGTGGACTACTCGCTCCTGGGATCCGGTCGTGTGGAACCCCTGCTTCGCAGGATCCGGAACGAGATGTACGCAGCCGGGATGACCGTGGAATCCGCCAAAGGTGAATGCAACTTCGGCCAACACGAGATCGCGTTCAAGTACGACGAAGTGGTCACCACGGCGGACAACCATTCCGTCTACAAGACCGCGGCCAAGGACATCGCCCATGACATGGGCCAGTCCATTACCTTCATGGCCAAGCCCAACGAGCGCGAGGGCAATTCCTGCCACATCCACCTGTCCCTTCGCGGACTGGACGATGAGCTGGTCTTCTGGGACAAGGCAAGCGGCGCCCGCACTAAAACCTACGATCACTTCATTGCCGGAGTCCTCGCCACGATGCGGGAATTCACGCTCTTTTACGCTCCCAACATCAACTCCTACAAGCGGTTCGTCAAAGGCTCGTTCGCTCCGACGGCGGTGGCGTGGGGCCTCGACAACCGCACCTGCTCGGTGCGCCTCGTGGGGCATGGCCAGAGCGCCCGGCTGGAAAACCGGCTGCCGGGTGGCGACGTCAACCCGTACTTGGCATTGTCGGCCATGCTTGCCGGCGGGCTTTACGGAATCGAAAATGAGCTCGAACTCGAACCGACAACCATTGGCAGCGCCTACACCTCGGGCGCTCCCACTGTGCCGACGACGATGCGGGAAGCGCGGGATCTGTTCGCCAACTCCGTGATCGCCAAGGAAGTCTTCGGTGAGGAAGTGGTGCGGCACTACGTCAACTACGCCGACGTCGAACTGGCAGCATTTGAGTCCGCCATCACGGACTGGGAGCTCCGCCGCGGTTTCGAAAGGCTGTAG